The following are encoded together in the Heterodontus francisci isolate sHetFra1 chromosome 41, sHetFra1.hap1, whole genome shotgun sequence genome:
- the LOC137353704 gene encoding protein FAM83F-like, with amino-acid sequence MAGSQLECLEDNHINVKINDKNAGFYYCEDQRLALEKLLKTGETDFYKLLKEKQVKEFISSKELEKISKNYDKYQVEGKNTSKGKKVEGESHSTYWPEQSDIPIPELDLGWTEHVVYRGITRATVHMHPPKNNDPFIKEIVRKVIQEARKVIGMVMDEFTDRNIFEDLIEACSRRKLPVYIVLNEGNLKYFLEMCRKMELNDLMIRYLRVRSITGPGLYLESGYVKGALNQKFMIVDGDKVLCGSYSFTWSCARLHRSTLTVYTGQILENFDTEFRELYANSDMVNLHEHLNIKPGLVAPMTWVASSLIPPRSDDLKRKFNNPKYLLVSEGMRRAISENQLLPPNEDKVEESSVKFRERKGTMKDSKKEDHSKGNQAVQEWLLKNDVRGLEEPEPLEDLVPISEMPRINNRKNSRVKKLSFSWSASKKVKVPQSPDGDSRVSLRSSVTVETKDAASKKNVKAKLKDSAKSGKQPTEAENSTDMNTGKDSTAVLEQKISTTLSKSKKEKCVLS; translated from the exons atggcGGGCTCCCAACTGGAATGTTTGGAAGATAATCATATTAATGTTAAAATTAATGATAAAAATGCTGGATTCTATTACTGTGAAGACCAACGTTTAGCCTTAGAAAAACTATTGAAAACTGGTGAAACTGATTTCTATAAGCTACTGAAGGAAAAGCAAGTCAAAGAGTTTATTTCCTCAAAAGAGCTTGAGAAGATTTCCAAAAATTACGACaagtaccaggttgaggggaaaaatACTTCTAAAGGTAAGAAGGTGGAGGGTGAGAGTCACTCAACCTACTGGCCAGAGCAGAGTGATATCCCAATACCTGAGCTGGACCTGGGATGGACAGAGCATGTGGTCTATCGAGGGATCACCAGGGCAACTGTCCACATGCACCCCCCGAAGAACAACGATCCCTTCATCAAGGAAATCGTGCGGAAGGTGATCCAAGAGGCGAGGAAG gTAATTGGCATGGTGATGGATGAGTTCACAGACCGGAATATATTTGAAGATCTGATTGAGGCTTGTTCCAGGAGGAAACTCCCTGTTTATATCGTCCTCAACGAGGGGAACCTGAAGTACTTTCTGGAAATGTGCAGGAAAATGGAACTGAATGATCTAATGATTCGA TACTTGCGAGTCCGTTCCATCACCGGCCCCGGCCTCTATTTGGAATCAGGATACGTTAAGGGTGCTTTAAACCAGAAGTTTATGATTGTGGATGGCGATAAAGTGCTTTGTGGGTCATACAG TTTCACATGGAGCTGTGCGCGGTTACACCGCAGCACACTCACCGTCTACACCGGGCAGATTCTGGAAAACTTCGACACCGAGTTCCGGGAGCTGTACGCCAACTCAGACATGGTTAATCTGCATGAGCACCTAAACATCAAGCCAGGACTCGTGGCCCCGATGACATGGGTCGCCAGCAGTCTGATTCCACCGCGCTCTGATGACCTGAAGCGCAAGTTCAATAACCCCAAGTACCTCCTGGTATCGGAGGGAATGCGTCGCGCCATCTCTGAAAACCAGCTACTCCCTCCGAACGAGGACAAGGTGGAGGAGAGCAGCGTCAAGTTCCGAGAGCGCAAGGGAACCatgaaggacagcaagaaggaggaTCACAGCAAAGGAAACCAGGCTGTCCAGGAATGGCTGCTTAAGAACGATGTCCGGGGCCTGGAGGAACCAGAACCACTTGAGGATCTGGTGCCGATCAGTGAGATGCCCAGGATCAATAATCGGAAGAATAGCAGAGTCAAGAAACTGAGCTTCAGCTGGAGCGCCTCCAAGAAAGTCAAAGTTCCCCAGAGTCCCGACGGTGATTCCCGGGTCAGCCTTCGGAGCTCGGTGACAGTGGAGACCAAGGATGCGGCCTCCAAGAAAAATGTGAAGGCGAAGTTGAAGGACTCGGCGAAAAGTGGCAAACAGCCTACGGAGGCGGAAAACTCAACGGACATGAACACAG GGAAGGACAGTACTGCAGTCCTGGAGCAGAAGATCAGTACAACCCTGAGCAAGAGTAAGAAGGAGAAATGTGTCTTATCATGA